From Salvelinus namaycush isolate Seneca unplaced genomic scaffold, SaNama_1.0 Scaffold850, whole genome shotgun sequence, one genomic window encodes:
- the treh gene encoding trehalase has product MATSGGLEFPNGVPTSLVDSGQQWDYPNAWPPLQHIVIQGLSSLPSQEAKELGFDLAQRWIRTNWLAYVKYEAMFEKYNVNGDGKPGGGGEYEVQLGFGWTNGVALQLLSQYGDRLTSGGSGNGFTPCLSISVSVALLCSAQTLFL; this is encoded by the exons ACTAGTGGTGGTCTTGAGTTCCCTAACGGTGTCCCTACGTCCCTGGTTGACAGTGGTCAGCAGTGGGACTACCCCAATGCATGGCCACCTCTGCAACACATAGTCATCCAAG GCCTGTCCAGTCTGCCCTCACAGGAAGCTAAAGAGCTGGGGTTTGATTTGGCTCAGCGCTGGATCAGAACCAACTGGCTGGCCTACGTCAAGTATGAAGCCATGTTTGAGAAG tataATGTGAACGGAGATGGGAAGCCGGGCGGAGGAGGAGAATATGAAGTTCAG TTGGGATTTGGCTGGACCAATGGTGTGGCTCTCCAGCTCCTGTCTCAGTACGGTGACCGGCTCACCTCCGGTGGCAGCGGAAACGGCTTCACTCCGTGTTTAAGCATCAGCGTCTCTGTGGCCCTGCTCTGCTCAGCACAAACTCTGTTCCTATGA